The DNA region TGCCGCCATTCGCAAGAGCGCCGCCGCACCGGCTATGCCGCCCGCTGCCCATCGCGACTCGCCACCGCATTCGGGCCGTCCCAGCGTCGGATGGTTGCCGCCGCGAGATGGCCGCCGAAGGCGACCGAGACTTTGAGGGCGTGCTCAAACGCCAGCCGGCGTCCGACGAGCGGGACGCAATCCAGATCGCAGGCCGGATCGGGGTGATCGAGGTTGATCGTCGGCGGGACGTAACCGTCGCGGAGGGCGAGCGTCGTGATCGCCAACTCCACGCTGCCCGCGGCGTTGACCAGATGCCCGAGCATCGACTTCGTCGCGCTCACGCACGTAGCGTCGGCCGCCGCGCCAAAGGCCCGCCGGATGCCGCGCGTTTCTACCAGATCGTTCTGCTGCGTTCCCGTTCCGTGCGCGTTGATGTACGCAATGTCAGTCGGCGACAGCCGGGCGTCGCGGAGCGTGGCGTTAATCAAGTAGGCCAGGGCGGCGCTTTCCTCGTCGAGGCCGGTCACATGATGCGCTTCGGCCAGCATCTTGCCGCTGACTAGTTGCGCGTAAATCTTCGCTCCCCGCCGCTGGGCATGGCTCAGCCGCTCCAAGACGAACATCGCCGAACCTTCGCCCATCACGAAGCCGCAACGATCGATATCGAACGGCCGGCAAGCCTGCGTGGGGTCCGCATGCTGTGCGAGCACCCGCATCTGCCGGAAGCCAGCCGCGAATAACGGATGCAAACCTTCGGCGCTGCCGGCCAGGGCAATATCGCATTGTTCGTCACGAATGGCTCGCACCGCGGCCAGGATGTCGATCAGACCGCTGGCACAGGCCGTGGAATGGCACATCCGCGGCCCATTGAGGCCGTACCGGTTCGCCACGAGCCAACAAGCCGTGTTGGGCATCCATTGATGCCACC from Planctomycetia bacterium includes:
- a CDS encoding beta-ketoacyl-[acyl-carrier-protein] synthase family protein codes for the protein MDEREPIVITGIGMIASVGQDRESVWQAVQAGQSGVHALVGMQGIEDGTLIGAPVDLEAEYLGQLKPIALCQRAAEEALADATIDWTDVDRDRFGCAISGHMGDTNWIASLSERYDLVLPHVVPWWHQWMPNTACWLVANRYGLNGPRMCHSTACASGLIDILAAVRAIRDEQCDIALAGSAEGLHPLFAAGFRQMRVLAQHADPTQACRPFDIDRCGFVMGEGSAMFVLERLSHAQRRGAKIYAQLVSGKMLAEAHHVTGLDEESAALAYLINATLRDARLSPTDIAYINAHGTGTQQNDLVETRGIRRAFGAAADATCVSATKSMLGHLVNAAGSVELAITTLALRDGYVPPTINLDHPDPACDLDCVPLVGRRLAFEHALKVSVAFGGHLAAATIRRWDGPNAVASRDGQRAA